One Pieris rapae chromosome 7, ilPieRapa1.1, whole genome shotgun sequence genomic window carries:
- the LOC111004157 gene encoding peptidoglycan recognition protein — protein MGQCFIDFECEDTAMIFFTAIFVGLTLADASCPSIVSKKEWGGLKPIHVSYLLRPVDLVIIQHTVTPFCSTDGTCTEAARSIQNYQVDELGYWDIGMSFLVGGNGKIYEGCGWLHVGAHTYGYNSKSIGISFIGNYNNDDPTSAQLEAVKDLLRCGVEEGHLSSDYKVVGHKQLIATQSPGRRLYQVIRTWPEWLEDVTSIKNKS, from the exons ATGGGTCAGTGTTTCATTGACTTTGAATGTGAAGACACTgcaatgatattttttacggCAATATTCGTGGGATTGACATTGGCAGATGCGT CATGTCCCTCAATTGTGTCGAAGAAGGAATGGGGTGGTTTGAAACCCATTCACGTGAGCTACCTCCTCAGGCCTGTAGACCTAGTCATTATTCAGCATACAGTTACTCCATTCTGTTCGACTGATGGCACTTGTACTGAAGCTGCTCGTAgtatacaaaattatcaaGTCGATGAGTTAGGATACTGGGATATTGGCATGTC ATTTCTAGTAGGCGGTAATGGGAAAATATATGAAGGCTGTGGCTGGCTCCACGTCGGCGCACATACATACGGCTACAATAGTAAATCCATCGGCATATCCTTTATAGGGAACTATAATA ATGATGATCCAACAAGTGCCCAACTCGAAGCTGTAAAGGACCTTTTACGCTGTGGAGTGGAGGAAGGCCATTTATCATCAGACTACAAAGTTGTGGGACACAAGCAATTAATCGCTACACAGAGTCCTGGAAGACGATTGTACCAAGTTATAAGAACCTGGCCTGAGTGGTTGGAAGATGTTACCTCTATTAAGAATAAAAGCTAA